Genomic segment of Streptomyces sp. NA02950:
TCGCCGCAGCTCGCTCCAACGACTGGATGTTCCGAGCCATCGCCAACCTCCCGACCGTGTTCGACAATGCTGAACACTATCGGTCCATGTCGACGTTGCGGTACATGAGGGACGGCGAAAACGATCAACCTCCGTCACAGCCTGCGTCACGGCCTCCGTCCGGGCATCCGCCGTGACCCTCGTCACGGCCTCCGCCACGGCCGATCACGGGGTCCCGTCCCGGCAGGTGGAACGGACGTCGGCGTTCGGCGCCCGGCGGCTACCCTGGCCTGGTGCGTCCCCCTCGGCAGGGGGCGCAAAGCCGACAGCCGTCGCACCCCAGGGAGCACATCCATGGCCTTGCACATGCCATCGCCCACATCCGCCGCCCGAGCCGACGCCCTCCGCGAGGCGCTGGCCACCCGCGTGGTGGTCGCCGACGGTGCGATGGGGACGATGCTCCAGGCGCAGGAGCCCAGCCTCGACGATTTCGAGCAGCTCGAGGGCTGCAACGAGATCCTGAACCTCACCCGCCCCGACATCGTCCGCTCGGTCCACGCCGCCTACTACGAGGTCGGCGTCGACTGTGTCGAGACCAACACCTTCGGCGCCAACCACGCCGCCCTCGGCGAGTACGACATCGCCGACCGCGTCTTCGAGCTGTCCGAGGCCGGTGCCCGGATCGCCCGCGAGGTGGCCGACGAGTTCGCCGCCGACGGACGCGACCGCTGGGTGCTGGGCTCGATGGGCCCCGGCACCAAGCTGCCCACCCTGGGCCACGCCCCCTACGCGGTGCTGCGCGACGCCTACCAGGCCAACGCCGAAGGCATGATCACCGGCGGGGCCGACGCCCTGCTGGTGGAGACCACCCAGGACCTGCTCCAGACCAAGGCCGCCGTCCTCGGCGCCCGCCGCGCGCTGGACGCCACCGGGGCGAACCTCCCGCTGATCTGCTCGGTGACGGTGGAGACCACCGGCACGATGCTGCTGGGCTCGGAGATCGGTGCCGCGCTGACCGCTCTGGAGCCGCTGGGCATCGACATGATCGGGCTGAACTGCGCCACCGGCCCGGCCGAGATGAGCGAGCATCTGCGCTATCTCGCCCGCCACTCCCGCATACCCCTGGCCTGCATGCCCAACGCGGGTCTGCCGGTGCTCGGCAAGGACGGCGCCCACTACCCGCTCACCGCCGGTGAACTGGCCGACGCCCAGGACACCTTCGTCCGCGAGTACGGTCTCTCCCTGGTCGGTGGCTGCTGCGGTACCACGCCTGAGCATATGCGTCAGGTCGTGGAGCGTGTGCGGGGAATGGTCCCGGCCGAGCGTGAGCCGCGGCCCGAGGCGGGTGCCGCCTCGCTCTACCAGACCGTTCCGTTCCGGCAGGACACCTCGTATCTGGCCATCGGGGAGCGGACGAACGCCAACGGGTCGAAGAAGTTCCGGGAGGCCATGCTCGAGGGCCGCTGGGACGACTGTGTGGAGATGGCCCGTGAGCAGATCCGCGAAGGCGCCCACCTGCTCGACCTGTGCGTGGACTACGTCGGCCGGGACGGTGTGGCCGACATGGAGGAGCTGGCGGGGCGTTTCGCCACCGCCTCCACCCTGCCGATCGTGCTGGACTCCACCGAGGTCGAGGTGATCCGGGCGGGGCTGGAGAAGCTGGGTGGCCGCGCGGTCATCAACTCCGTCAACTACGAGGACGGCGCGGGACCGGATTCGCGGTTCGCCAAGGTGACCCGGCTCGCCCAGGAGCACGGCGCCGCGCTCATCGCGCTGACCATCGATGAGGAGGGCCAGGCCCGTACCGTCGAGAAGAAGGTCGAGATCGCCGAGCGGATCATCGCCGATCTGACCGGTGACTGGGGCATCCGTGAGGAGGACATCCTCATCGACTGTCTGACCTTCACCATCTGCACCGGGCAGGAGGAGTCCCGCAAGGACGGTATCGCCACCATCGGGGCCATCCGCGAACTCAAGCGCCGCCACCCCGAGGTCCAGACCACCCTGGGTCTGTCGAACATCTCCTTCGGCCTCAACCCGGCCGCCCGGATCCTGCTCAACTCCGTCTTCCTGGACGAGTGCGTGAAGGCGGGCCTGGACTCCGCCATCGTCCACGCCTCGAAGATCCTGCCCATCGCGCGGTTCGACGAGGAGCAGGTCACCACCGCCCTGGATCTGATCCACGACCGCCGCGCCGAGGGCTATGACCCGCTCCAGAAGCTCATGGAGCTGTTCGAGGGCGCCACCGCCTCCTCGCTGAAGGCCGGCAAGGCCGAGGAGCTGGCCGCCCTTCCGCTGGAGGAGCGCCTCAAGCGCCGCATCATCGACGGTGAGCGCAACGGCCTCGAGCAGGATCTCGATGCCGCGCTCGAGGAGCGGCCGGCCCTGGACATCGTCAACGAGACGCTGCTGGACGGGATGAAGGTGGTCGGTGAGCTGTTCGGGTCCGGCCAGATGCAGCTGCCGTTCGTGCTCCAGTCCGCCGAGGTCATGAAGACCGCCGTGGCCCACCTGGAACCGCATATGGAGAAGTCCGACGCGGAGGGCAAGGGCACCATCGTGCTGGCCACCGTCCGCGGTGACGTCCATGACATCGGCAAGAACCTCGTGGACATCATCCTGTCCAACAACGGCTACAACGTGGTCAATCTCGGTATCAAGCAGCCGGTCTCCGCGATCCTGGAGGCCGCCGAGGAGAACCGCGCGGATGTCATCGGCATGTCCGGGCTGCTGGTGAAGTCCACGGTGATCATGAAGGAGAACCTGGAGGAGCTCAACCAGCGCAAGCTGGCCGCCACCTACCCGGTCATCCTCGGCGGCGCCGCCCTCACCCGGGCCTACGTCGAACAGGACCTCCACGAGATCTACGAAGGCGAGGTGCGCTACGCCCGCGACGCCTTCGAGGGCCTGCGCCTCATGGACGCCCTCATCGCGGTGAAGCGCGGTGTCCCCGGCGCCAAGCTGCCCGAGCTCAAGCAGCGCCGGGTCCCCCGCCGCGACGCCGCCCAGGTGCGTGAGCCGGAGCCGGACCAGGGGCCGGCGCGCTCCGACGTGGCCACCGACAACCCGGTGCCCACGCCGCCCTTCTGGGGCACCCGCGTGGTCAAGGGCATCCAGCTCAAGGAGTATGCGAGCTGGCTGGACGAGGGCGCGCTGTTCAAGGGCCAGTGGGGGCTGAAGCAGGCCCGCACCGGCGACGGACCGACCTACGAGGAACTCGTCGAGACCGACGGCCGTCCGCGGCTGCGTGGTCTGCTGGACAAGCTGCACACCGAGAACCTGTTGGAGGCGGCCGTCGTCCATGGCTACTTCCCCTGTGTCTCCAAGGGCGATGACCTGGTCCTGCTCAACGAGGACGGCAGCGAGCGCACCCGCTTCACCTTCCCCCGCCAGCGCCGCGGCCGCCGCCTGTGCCTGGCCGACTTCTTCCGGCCCGAGGAATCCGGCCAGACCGACGTCGTCGGCCTCCAGGTCGTCACCGTCGGCTCCCGGATCGGCGAAGCCACCGCCGAACTCTTCGAGGCCAACTCCTACCGCGACTACCTCGAACTCCACGGCCTGTCCGTCCAGCTCGCCGAGGCCCTCGCCGAGTACTGGCACGCCCGCGTCCGCGCCGAACTGGGCTTCGCCGGAGAGGACCCGGGCGAGATCGAGGACATGTTCGCGCTGAAGTACCGCGGCGCCCGCTTCTCCCTCGGCTACGGCGCCTGCCCCGACCTGGAGGACCGCGCCAAGATCGCCGAACTCCTCCAGCCCGAGCGCATCGGCGTGAAGCTCTCCGAAGAGTTCCAGCTGCACCCGGAGCAGTCCACGGACGCCATCGTCATCCACCACCCCGAGGCCAAGTACTTCAACGCACGGTGACGGCCGCGGGACCGTCCGCGAGCGGTCATGAGGCGCCGCGCGGCGGCACGTCGTAGACTAGTCGATCCGGTAGAGGCCGGTCGCCTTCCGTTCCACGGGAGGGGGCCGGCCTTCGTGCCCCTTGTCCGGAGGTGTTTGGATGACCAGCAGCATCCCCGTCGTCAGTACCCGTACGGCCGAAGGATCCGCTCTGCAAGCCGTTCTGCTCGACATGGACGGCACCCTGGTCGACACCGAGGGCATCTGGTGGGACGCGGAGGTCTCGATCTTCGCCGAGCTCGGCCACGCACTGGCCGAGGAGTACCGCCAGGTCGTGGTCGGCGGCCCGATGACCCGAAGTGCCTCCTTCCTGATCGAGGCCACCGGCGCCGATATCGCGCTCGCGGAGCTCACCGGCCTGCTGAACAGCCGTTTCACCGAGCTGATCGACGGCACTGTGCCGATGCTGCCCGGAGCCCGCAGGCTGCTCACCGAGCTCGCCGCGCACGGCGTCCCGACCGCCCTGGTGTCCGCCTCGCACCGGCGCGTGATGGACCGGGTGCTGCGCTCACTCGGCTCGGAGCACTTCGCCCTGACGGTCGCGGGCGACGAGATCGCACGGACCAAGCCGCACCCCGACCCGTATCTCTTTGCCGCCGCCGGACTGGCCGCCGACCCGGCCCGCTGTGTGGTCGTCGAGGACACCTCGACCGGGGTCCGGGCGGCCGAGGCCGCGGGCTGCCAGGTGGTGGCGGTGCCGTCCGTGGTGCCGATCGAACCCGCGACGGGCCGGACGGTCGTCGGATCGCTCGAAGAAGTCGATCTCCCATTTCTTCAGGCACTGGTCACGGGAATGCACTGATCGCGTACTGAGCGTATTTCTGCACATCACAGACTGAATAAAACCCGGGTCTTTTCCCTCTCGGATGGCGTCATAACGAACGTGATGTTTATCACTGCACTTGATGTCGACACGGGAGTGGGTCTATGCTCCACGCCCCGTCTGGTGCGGTTTGCGTACGCCCTTGTGTCCGGATTGGTGACATGCCGTACGAAACGCGACCGCGTCCGCATATCGGTCAACCGTTGCTCGTTATCGGGGCGTGATATCGCCTCAACTTCGTTGTGTCTCAGCATGGCTGGCGCCGCGGACTAATCTCGTCGCCGAGTGGTTGATCGATCGCAGGGAGACTCCCGACAATGAAGCGCAAGTCGCTGGTGCTGCCGGCCGTGGCGGGCCTACTGATGTCAGCGCTCACCGCGTGTGGTGGTACCGACGGTTCGGGGTCGGACGGTGACGCGCTCGTCCTGGGCGTGACGGACGGGATCGAGGCGACCAAGGCGGCACCCGCTCCGCTGGACCCGGGCCTCGCATACGACTTCGCCTCGTGGACCGTGCTGCACGGCACCTTCCAGACACTGATGCGGCTGCCCCGCTCCGGTGTGGAACCGATTCCCGACGCCGCCCAGAATTGCGGCTTCCAGGACCGGCGGAGCGAGCAGTACCGCTGCACCCTGCGCAGCGGGCTGAAGTTCTCCAACGGCCACGCGCTCACCTCCGAGGACGTCAAGTTCTCCCTCGACCGGGTGCTCCGCATCGACAACCGGAACGGTCCGGTCTCCCTGCTCTCCAACGTGGACAGGATCGAGACCCCCAGCGAGCGTGAGGTCGTCATCCACCTCGCCTCCCCGGACGCCACCTTCCCCTCCAAGCTGACCACTCCGGCCGCGTCCATCGTCGACAGCGAGGTGTACGAGCCGGACGCGCTGCACAACGGCTTCGACATGGTGGGGTCGGGTCCGTACACCGCCAAGACCGAGGTGCGCGACAACCGTCTGGCCAAGGTGGTCTTCTCCAAGAACCCGAACTACCGGGGCGATGTGAAGTCGGAGTCCGACACGGTCGAGATCCGCTTCTTCGACGACTCCGTGGCCCTGGAGAAAGCCTTGGCCAAGGGCGAGGTGGACCTGGTCCCCCGGGGCTTCTCACCCGATCAGATCGACCGCCTGAACAGGGGGAAGGTCAAGGGCGTCCGGCTCTTCGAGCAGTCCGGCCAGGGCATCCGCTACCTCGGTTTCAACACCTCCGCTCCCGTGGTGAAGAACAAGGCGGTGCGGCAGGCCATGGCCTACCTCATCGACCGGCAGGCCCTGGTGCGCGACGTCTACAAGCGGACCGGTGAGCCCCTCTACTCGATGATCCCGTCCAACATCACCTCGCACACCAACTCGTTCCACAACGAGTACGGCGACCCGGACCCCGCCGCCGCGCGCCGGGTGCTGCGCGAGGCCGGGATCCACACCCCGGTGAAGCTCACGATGACGTACACCACCGACCACTACGGTCCGGGGACGGCATCGGAGTTCAAGGAGCTGAAGAGCCAGCTGAACGCCAGCGGTCTGTTCTCCGTCAAGATCAAGGGCGTCCGGTGGGCGGAGTTCCGCCCCGCCCTCATCGACCGCCAGTACCCCGTCTACGGCATGGGCTGGCTCCCCGACTTCCCGGACCCGGACACCTTCACCGCTCCCTTCCTCACCAGGGACAACTTCCTCAATTCGCCCTACCGCAACAGTGAGATCCAGGACGAGCTGATACCGAAGACCCGGCAGGTGACGCAGCGCGCCCTCGCCGCCAAGGACTTCGAGGCCATCCAGAACGCCATCGCCGACGACGTCCCGTACCTGCCGCTGTGGCAGGAGAACTCCTACGTGGCCGCCCGCGACCATGTCACCGGTGCCGAGTACGCCTTCGACTCCTCGACCATGCTTCAGCTCTGGGAGCTCGGCCGCGGCGCCGAGGACTGACAACGACAGACGGGGGCCGAGTAACGAGACGACGAAACTGTGAGGAACCAATCCGTGAGGAAACGTGACCAGTGGCTGGCAGCTCCCCTCGGGGCGGGGCTGGCCGCCGCCCTGCTGACCGGCTGCGGAAGCGAGGACGGTGACGCCGCCGGCGGCGGCAAGCACGTGGTCATGGGGATGTCGGACGAGGTGCTCGCCACCGACCCGGCATCCGGCTACGACCCCGGCTCCTGGCTGCTGTTCAACAACGTGTTCCAGTCCCTGCTGAGCTTCCCCAAGGGCAGCACCACCCCGCAGCCGGAGGCCGCGAAGACGTGCACCTTCAAGGACAACGCCAGCCGGGTCTACACCTGCACGCTCAGGGACGACCTGACGTTCTCCAACGGCCACCCGCTCACCTCCGAGGACGTCAAGTTCTCCTTCGAGCGCACCCTGCGGATCAACGACAAAAACGGTCCGGCGCTGATGTTCGGCTCCATCGGGTCCATCAAGACCCCGGACAAGCGGACCGTGGTCTTCAACCTGAAGCAGGCTGACGCCACCTTCCCGCAGAAGATCGCCTCCGGTGCCGGCTCCATCGTCGACCACGAGGAGTACCCGGCCGACAAGCTGCGCACCGACAACCAGGCGATCGGCTCCGGTGTCTACACCCTGAAGTCCTACGACAAGACCAAGGCCGACTTCGCCGTCAACGAGGCCTACAAGGGCCCCGCCGAGGCCAAGAACACCGGGCTGACCCTGAAGTTCTTCCACGGCAGGCAGCAGCGGCTGAAGACCGCCGTGGAGCGGGGCGATGTGGACCTCGCCTACCGCGGACTGGCCATGAAGGACCTCGCCGACCTCCAGGCGCGCAGCGTCGGTGGCGCAAAGAGCCTGGACGTGGTCGAGGGCACCGGCGCCGAGGTCCAGCACCTGATCTTCAACATGAAGCACCCGGTGGCGGGCAAGCGCGGTGTGCGCAAGGCCGTCGCCTACCTCATCGATCGCAGCACCCTGGTGCGTGACGTCTACAAGCGCACCGCCGAACCGCTGTACTCGGTCGTCCCGGCCGGGATCACCGGCCACAACACGGCCTTCTACGACAAGTACGGCGACCGGCCGCAGCCCGCCAAGGCCAAGCAGGCCCTGCGGGAGGCGGGGATCTCCGGCAAGGTCAAGCTGACCCTGTGGGGGACCCCGATCCGCTACGGCCCCGGCACCATTCCCGGGCTGCGCGCGATCGCCAAGCAGCTCAACGCCAGCGGGCTGTTCGACGTCGATGTGAAGAGCGCCGACGTCGCGTCCTATGAGAAGGGCGTCGCGGACGGCAAGTACGGCGTCTATGTGAAGGGCTGGGTGCCGGACTACCCGGACCCGGACAACTTCGTCGCGCCGTTCTTCGGCAACGACAACGTCCTGGCCAACCACTACACCTCGGCGCTGCTCACCGGTCAGCTGATACCGGCCACCTCCGAGCAGCCCAGCCGCTCGGCCACGGTCGGCGACTACCAGCGGATCCAGGACATCGTCGCCAACGACGTCCCGATGCTCCCGCTGTGGCAGGGCAAGCAGTACGCGGTGGCCCAGAACACCATCTCCGGGCTCCAGTGGACGCTCGACTCGTCCACGGTCTTCCGCTTCTGGGAGATCAGCAAGTCGCCCCGGGACTGAGACCCGGGGATCCCGGGGTGCGGACCCAGCCGTCCGCGCCCCGGGACCGCCGGTCACGGGACGGTGGGGAACCGGCCCGACGGGCGGGGCCGGCAGCCGCCCGCTACTGCGCGCCGGGGCGGACCAGCCCGCTCTCGTAGGCGTAGACGGCCGCCTGGACCCGGTCCCGCAGACCCAGCTTGGTCAGCACATGGCCGACATGGGTCTTCACCGTGGTCTCGCTGACGAACAGATCCGCGGCGATCTCCGCGTTGGACAGCCCCCGGGCCACCAGCTTCAGCACCTCGACCTCGCGCTCGGTGAGGGTGTGCAGGGTGTCCGGCACCGGCTCCTCGCCCGAGGGCAGATGACCGGCGTACTTGTCGAGCAGCCGGCGGGTGATGCTCGGCGCGAGCATCGCCTCACCCGCCGCCACCACCCGGATCGCCTGCACCAGCTCGGTGGCGGGCGCGTCCTTGAGCAGAAAGCCGCTGGCCCCCGCGCGGAGCGCCTCCACCACGTACTCGTCCAGGTCGAAGGTGGTCAGCACCAGCACCTTGGCCGGGCCGTCCCGCCCGGGGCCGGTGATCTGACGGGTCGCCTCCACTCCGTCCATCCGCGGCATCCGGATGTCCATGAGCACCACGTCGGGCTGGAGGGCCCGCACCTGGTCCAGGGCTTGCAGACCGTCCCCCGCTTCGCCGACGACCGCGAGATCCTGCTCCGCCTCGAGGATCATCCGGAAGCCGGTGCGCAGCAGCGGCTGGTCATCAACCAGTAGGACACGGATCGCCACGGGATCTCCTTCGCTCGACCGGCCCTATTATCCCGAAGCCGTCTCCGGGGACTGAACGGGGATGATCGGCAACGGATAGGGCGGGGGAGTGCCACCGAATTCCGGACAACGGTCCTGGTGGTCGCACCAGCCGCACAGCCGGGTCTGCCGGGGCAGGAAGTCGCCGGTCTCGGTGGCCCGCCGGATCGCCTCCCACAGGGCCAGCAGCTTGCGCTCCACGGCCCGCAGATCGCCCTCGTCCGGGTCGTACGTCAGCACATCACCGCTGCCCAGGTAGACCAGCTGGAGACGGCGCGGCACCGTGCCGCGCAGCCGCCACACCACCAGGGCGTAGAACTTCATCTGGAACAGCGCCTCCGCCGAGTACTGCGGGGCGGGGGCCTTGCCGGTCTTGTAGTCGACGATCCGGATCTCGCCGGTGGGGGCGATGTCCACCCGGTCGATGATCCCGCGCAGGGTCAGCCCGGACTCCAGCTCGGTCTCCACGAACAGCTCCCGCTCGGCGGGCTCCAGCCGGACCGGGTCCTCCAGCGAGAACCACCGCTCCACCAGCCGCTCGGCCCCCGCCAGCCACTCGGCGAGACGCTCCGGGGCCGGGGCACCCCCGCCGTCCTTGCCTTCGGCGTGCTCATCGCCGCCGCCGGCGTCGTGGGCGTCGTCGTCACGGAACAGCTCCGCCAGCTCCGGCCGGTCCGCGAGCAGGCGCTCCCACTCGCCCGGCACCATGGCCCGGGCGCGCGGGGCGGTGCGCTCGGCCGCCGGCGCGTCGAAGAGCCTCTCCAGCACGGCGTGCACCACCGTGCCCCGGGTCGCCGCCGCACTCGGCTTCTCGGGCAGTTTGTCGATCACCCGGAAGCGGTACAGCAAAGGGCACCGCATGAAGTCGGACGCCCGTGACGGCGACAGCGACGCGGAGCGGTCGGACTGCGGTGGCCCGTCCGTCTGTTCGGCCTTCCCGGTGGTGGTTCCCATGGCGAAGACCCTACGGCCCGCCACCGACAGCCGGACGCATACCATCGACGTCCGAGCCCCTGGCACTGCATGATCGTGGGGACCGTATCAAAAACTGGGTGCGACCGATGCACTCAACGAGGGGACACCGTGGACAACAGCGGGCAGCCGCAGTCCGACAACGGGGGATCGGACCGGACGACCGAGCCGGAGGCAGGCAAACCGCGGCGCCCACGCGAGGTGGGCGGCGGGATCCTGATGGGCCGGCCGTTCGGCGTGCCCGTCTATGTCTCTCCCAGCTGGTTCCTGGTCGCCGCCCTCATCACCTGGGTCTTCGGCGGACAGCTCGAGCGCGTCCTGCCCGAGCTCGGCGCCGCACGCTACCTGGTCTCGCTCTTCTTCGCCGTGGCCTTCTACGCCTCCGTGCTGGTGCACGAACTGGCGCACACCGTCGCCGCGCTCCGTTTCAAGCTGCCGGTGCGCCGGATCCAGCTCCAGTTCTTCGGCGGGGTCTCGGAGATCGAGAAGGAGTCCGAGACACCCGGCCGGGAGTTCGTCCTCGCCTTCGTCGGCCCGCTGCTCTCCCTGGTGCTTTCCGGTGTGTTCTACCTCGGCATGCTGCTGGTGGAGCCCGGCACGGTGCCCGGGGTGCTGCTCGCGGGGCTGATGATCTCCAACCTCATCGTGGCCGCCTTCAATCTGCTGCCCGGCCTGCCGCTGGACGGCGGGCGGATGCTGCGCGCCGTCGTGTGGAAGCTCAGCGGCAGGCCCATGACCGGCACCGTCGCCGCCGCCTGGAGCGGCCGGGCGCTGGCCGTGGCGGTGCTGGTCGGCCTGCCGCTGCTCACCCAGGCCGGCGGCCTCGGCGGTGAGCCCGAGGACTTCGGCAGTGTGGACTCGCTCACCGACGCGCTGCTCGCCGCCATACTGGCCGCGATCATCTGGACCGGTGCGGGCAACAGTCTGCGGATGGCCCGGCTGCGCGAGCGGCTGCCGGATCTGCGCGCCCGCACGCTCACCCGCCGCGCCGTCCCGGTCGAGGGCGACAC
This window contains:
- the metH gene encoding methionine synthase translates to MALHMPSPTSAARADALREALATRVVVADGAMGTMLQAQEPSLDDFEQLEGCNEILNLTRPDIVRSVHAAYYEVGVDCVETNTFGANHAALGEYDIADRVFELSEAGARIAREVADEFAADGRDRWVLGSMGPGTKLPTLGHAPYAVLRDAYQANAEGMITGGADALLVETTQDLLQTKAAVLGARRALDATGANLPLICSVTVETTGTMLLGSEIGAALTALEPLGIDMIGLNCATGPAEMSEHLRYLARHSRIPLACMPNAGLPVLGKDGAHYPLTAGELADAQDTFVREYGLSLVGGCCGTTPEHMRQVVERVRGMVPAEREPRPEAGAASLYQTVPFRQDTSYLAIGERTNANGSKKFREAMLEGRWDDCVEMAREQIREGAHLLDLCVDYVGRDGVADMEELAGRFATASTLPIVLDSTEVEVIRAGLEKLGGRAVINSVNYEDGAGPDSRFAKVTRLAQEHGAALIALTIDEEGQARTVEKKVEIAERIIADLTGDWGIREEDILIDCLTFTICTGQEESRKDGIATIGAIRELKRRHPEVQTTLGLSNISFGLNPAARILLNSVFLDECVKAGLDSAIVHASKILPIARFDEEQVTTALDLIHDRRAEGYDPLQKLMELFEGATASSLKAGKAEELAALPLEERLKRRIIDGERNGLEQDLDAALEERPALDIVNETLLDGMKVVGELFGSGQMQLPFVLQSAEVMKTAVAHLEPHMEKSDAEGKGTIVLATVRGDVHDIGKNLVDIILSNNGYNVVNLGIKQPVSAILEAAEENRADVIGMSGLLVKSTVIMKENLEELNQRKLAATYPVILGGAALTRAYVEQDLHEIYEGEVRYARDAFEGLRLMDALIAVKRGVPGAKLPELKQRRVPRRDAAQVREPEPDQGPARSDVATDNPVPTPPFWGTRVVKGIQLKEYASWLDEGALFKGQWGLKQARTGDGPTYEELVETDGRPRLRGLLDKLHTENLLEAAVVHGYFPCVSKGDDLVLLNEDGSERTRFTFPRQRRGRRLCLADFFRPEESGQTDVVGLQVVTVGSRIGEATAELFEANSYRDYLELHGLSVQLAEALAEYWHARVRAELGFAGEDPGEIEDMFALKYRGARFSLGYGACPDLEDRAKIAELLQPERIGVKLSEEFQLHPEQSTDAIVIHHPEAKYFNAR
- a CDS encoding HAD family phosphatase; the protein is MTSSIPVVSTRTAEGSALQAVLLDMDGTLVDTEGIWWDAEVSIFAELGHALAEEYRQVVVGGPMTRSASFLIEATGADIALAELTGLLNSRFTELIDGTVPMLPGARRLLTELAAHGVPTALVSASHRRVMDRVLRSLGSEHFALTVAGDEIARTKPHPDPYLFAAAGLAADPARCVVVEDTSTGVRAAEAAGCQVVAVPSVVPIEPATGRTVVGSLEEVDLPFLQALVTGMH
- a CDS encoding ABC transporter substrate-binding protein, coding for MKRKSLVLPAVAGLLMSALTACGGTDGSGSDGDALVLGVTDGIEATKAAPAPLDPGLAYDFASWTVLHGTFQTLMRLPRSGVEPIPDAAQNCGFQDRRSEQYRCTLRSGLKFSNGHALTSEDVKFSLDRVLRIDNRNGPVSLLSNVDRIETPSEREVVIHLASPDATFPSKLTTPAASIVDSEVYEPDALHNGFDMVGSGPYTAKTEVRDNRLAKVVFSKNPNYRGDVKSESDTVEIRFFDDSVALEKALAKGEVDLVPRGFSPDQIDRLNRGKVKGVRLFEQSGQGIRYLGFNTSAPVVKNKAVRQAMAYLIDRQALVRDVYKRTGEPLYSMIPSNITSHTNSFHNEYGDPDPAAARRVLREAGIHTPVKLTMTYTTDHYGPGTASEFKELKSQLNASGLFSVKIKGVRWAEFRPALIDRQYPVYGMGWLPDFPDPDTFTAPFLTRDNFLNSPYRNSEIQDELIPKTRQVTQRALAAKDFEAIQNAIADDVPYLPLWQENSYVAARDHVTGAEYAFDSSTMLQLWELGRGAED
- a CDS encoding ABC transporter substrate-binding protein translates to MRKRDQWLAAPLGAGLAAALLTGCGSEDGDAAGGGKHVVMGMSDEVLATDPASGYDPGSWLLFNNVFQSLLSFPKGSTTPQPEAAKTCTFKDNASRVYTCTLRDDLTFSNGHPLTSEDVKFSFERTLRINDKNGPALMFGSIGSIKTPDKRTVVFNLKQADATFPQKIASGAGSIVDHEEYPADKLRTDNQAIGSGVYTLKSYDKTKADFAVNEAYKGPAEAKNTGLTLKFFHGRQQRLKTAVERGDVDLAYRGLAMKDLADLQARSVGGAKSLDVVEGTGAEVQHLIFNMKHPVAGKRGVRKAVAYLIDRSTLVRDVYKRTAEPLYSVVPAGITGHNTAFYDKYGDRPQPAKAKQALREAGISGKVKLTLWGTPIRYGPGTIPGLRAIAKQLNASGLFDVDVKSADVASYEKGVADGKYGVYVKGWVPDYPDPDNFVAPFFGNDNVLANHYTSALLTGQLIPATSEQPSRSATVGDYQRIQDIVANDVPMLPLWQGKQYAVAQNTISGLQWTLDSSTVFRFWEISKSPRD
- a CDS encoding response regulator transcription factor, whose translation is MAIRVLLVDDQPLLRTGFRMILEAEQDLAVVGEAGDGLQALDQVRALQPDVVLMDIRMPRMDGVEATRQITGPGRDGPAKVLVLTTFDLDEYVVEALRAGASGFLLKDAPATELVQAIRVVAAGEAMLAPSITRRLLDKYAGHLPSGEEPVPDTLHTLTEREVEVLKLVARGLSNAEIAADLFVSETTVKTHVGHVLTKLGLRDRVQAAVYAYESGLVRPGAQ
- a CDS encoding PD-(D/E)XK nuclease family protein → MVCVRLSVAGRRVFAMGTTTGKAEQTDGPPQSDRSASLSPSRASDFMRCPLLYRFRVIDKLPEKPSAAATRGTVVHAVLERLFDAPAAERTAPRARAMVPGEWERLLADRPELAELFRDDDAHDAGGGDEHAEGKDGGGAPAPERLAEWLAGAERLVERWFSLEDPVRLEPAERELFVETELESGLTLRGIIDRVDIAPTGEIRIVDYKTGKAPAPQYSAEALFQMKFYALVVWRLRGTVPRRLQLVYLGSGDVLTYDPDEGDLRAVERKLLALWEAIRRATETGDFLPRQTRLCGWCDHQDRCPEFGGTPPPYPLPIIPVQSPETASG
- a CDS encoding site-2 protease family protein; translation: MDNSGQPQSDNGGSDRTTEPEAGKPRRPREVGGGILMGRPFGVPVYVSPSWFLVAALITWVFGGQLERVLPELGAARYLVSLFFAVAFYASVLVHELAHTVAALRFKLPVRRIQLQFFGGVSEIEKESETPGREFVLAFVGPLLSLVLSGVFYLGMLLVEPGTVPGVLLAGLMISNLIVAAFNLLPGLPLDGGRMLRAVVWKLSGRPMTGTVAAAWSGRALAVAVLVGLPLLTQAGGLGGEPEDFGSVDSLTDALLAAILAAIIWTGAGNSLRMARLRERLPDLRARTLTRRAVPVEGDTPLSEALRRANEAGARALVVVDAHGTPTAVVREAAIVGIPEHRRPWVAVSGLAQDLKDGMRVSAELTGEELLDTLRATPATEYLVIEETGEIYGVLSTSDVERAFVAAMARTPS